One Ornithinicoccus hortensis genomic window, GTCCGCGGCTATGCCCCCGGCGTCTTCGACATGTTCCACGTAGGACACCTCAACGTGATCAACCGGGCCCGACCTCACTGCGATGAGTTGATCGTGGGCGTCGTCTCTGACGAGGTTGTGGAGGCCATCAAGGGCCGCCCTCCCGTGATCCCCCTGTCCGAGCGCATGGAGGTCGTAGCTGCGATACGAGGCGTCGACCGGGTGGTGGTGGACGTGCATAGCGACAAGTTCGACTCGTGGCGGGAGTTGCGATTCGACGTCATCTTCAAGGGTGATGACTGGCGCGGAACCACCAAGGGATCCAAACTCGAAGGCGACCTCGCAACGGTCGGCGCTTGGGTACACTACTTCCCTTACACTGTCCACACATCCAGCACTCTCCTGAGACGCACACTCCACTCCAGCCTTGATACGCCTGCCGCAGAAGCGATCTAGTAGTCAACTTTTTCGTCCGCAGATATCCACGGAGACTTCTGTAAACTTCTCTGAGAGCAAGTTCAAGACTTTCTGACCAAGCACTCATTTCTTCTCCTAATCGAAAGCCGACCCGCCCGGTCGAATGCATACTGGGGCCTTCGCCCCCGTTTAGGAGATCCCACCGTGCGACGTTCTTCTTGCGCGGTCGTCGGCGCTGCCGCGCTTCTGTGCACACCGATGACTGCTTTGTCCGGATCAGCTAGCCCCCAGGTGCCGGCCGGGTACGTAAGCACTCCACCCTCGCTCGGACCGAACAGCATTGAGGCAGTGCGTGTATCTGGTGATGACCGCTATGATACGGCGGCCCGGATTGCCGAGAACTGGGGTGGCGCTGCGCCGACGGTCTTCCTGGCCAGCGGTGCGGACTACCCGGATGCAATGGCCGCCGCCGCTAGCGCAGGGCTCTCGTCGGCGCCAGTGCTTCTGACCAAGCCCAACGAACTTCCCGACGCGACACACATGGCCCTATCGAACATCCAGCCGCAAGTCATCATCCTCGTTGGAGGCACTTCCTCGGTCTCGGAGGAGGTCGAGCACGAACTCGATGGGCTGGCAGGCAAGGTCCAGCGAGTTTCAGGCAAAAACCGGTATGGGACTGCTGCCGAATTGGCTATCCGTCAATCTTCCGGCTCGAACAAGATCTTCCTCGCCAGCGGTCAAGACTACGCTGACGCCCTCGCTGCCGCCGCTCTGGCCGCACACGAGGGGGCTCCATTGTTGCTGACGAAACAGACACACTTGCCGGCTGCAACAAAGGCAGCACTTGATGAACTAGAAGGTCATCAGTTAGTCGTTGTTGGAGGCACCAGCGCAGTCACCAACGCGGTCGCTAAGCAGGCCGCGGCACACACCAAGTCCGGGACACACACACGCCTGGCAGGTTCAGATAGGTACGGTACCGCTGCGGCTGTCGCCCAAGAGTTTAAAGACGCCGGCACTGAGTCCTTCGTGGCATCTGGTGTCGCATTCCCGGATGCTCTGGTCGGGGCAGCTTGGTCCAGTAAGCAGGGCTCTCCCGTCGTTCTCACACCCCCCGACCGAGTAGCAGATGGCACCGAGGAAGCTCTCCTGCAGCAAGATCCATCCAAAATCTACGTGCTGGGCGGACCTGCCAGCGTGACCGACCTGACAGTACAAGAGCTCGTCGAGATCGTCGACGCTCCTCCAGCGGCTACTCCGCCTGGAGAGCTCCCGGGTTGGGGAGCCCCAGCCTGGCAGGACGAATTTGAGGGCACGCAAGTGGACACAGCCAAGTGGTACGTGCGGGATCAGACCTACCTGTCCTACGACTATGGCTACATCGTGGATGACGCAGTCTCCGTTGCTGACGGCAAGCTGCGAATCCGAGTGGACGAACTGGACACACCGATTGTGAAGGGCGACCGGACGCGGCACTGGTCCACCGGCTACCTGGACAGCATTGGTCTCCATGAGGCTGATTATGGGCGCTGGGAGATCCGCGCCAAGATCCCCACGACGGAAGGGAACAGCCGTGGCGTTTGGCCTGCATTCTGGTTACGCAACGTGGGTAACGTTGGGGAAATCGATGTCCTGGAGGCCTGGGGAGACCCACCGATCCAGCATGACAACCCGAACCTGACGGAGACGTCGCGGTTCACTCTGCATGAGTCGACCAACGGTGGCATGCGAACCAAGGGGTGGTATTACGAGCACCAGCTGTGGCCAGGTCAAGCTCCGTATGACACCGCGTCCACGGGCTACCACACCTGGGCCGTCGAGTACACGCCCGATTACCTCAAGGCCTACCTTGATGGACAGCTGGCGGCCCACGTGGTTCCAGATGGCGAGCTCATCAGCGGGACCAGCGCCGACTATTCGTGGGTGTGGGGTCCGACGTTTGTCAACGAGCCATGGGCCATGCGGCTGAATGTTCAAATGGGCGACGATTACAGTACGCCCGGCCTCCAGCCCAACCCCTACTCCGAAGTTCCGGCAGACTTTCTCGTTGACTATGTCCGATTCTGGGACTACACCTCAGGCGTTGACGGGAACTAACCACGTGGAGGTGTTCGGCCCTCCGGTTGGGGAGGGCCGAACACTGTCGGTCCATTTTCGAAGTTAGACTTCACGTGCTTCCGTTAGCGTCAGGTCGAAGCTGAGGTTCGGTGTGGACCGGTAGTTCAGGTGCGTCTCCACCGCGATCGTATTCGTACCGTCCTGCAACAACCCGAGCGGAACCTCCACCACGAGCCGATCGTTCAAGGCCGCCGACGTCGAGATCGCCTGATTTGCATACGTGTCGTGGCCAACCGGACCCGGATCAAGCCGAAGCCGCCCGACCTCAGTGCCATTCACGTACACCACAGCCCCATCATCAGCCACCGCCGACAACTCCAGCGCGTGCACCGACAACGCATCCTCAAGCTCAAACTCAGACCGGAAGTACGCCGCCCGAGCACGCTCGCTCGGCACACCAGGATCAATATTCGTCACGATCCCAGCCGAACCCCAACCCAACGGAGCCGCACCACTCTCCCAGCCCGAGTCATCAAACTCCGCACCAGCCCAACCCTCACCCGGAGCCGCCGACTCATACCAAACCGACCACTCCGAACCCGCCGACACCAACTCACCCGGCTCTTCCGGATCCGCAGGGTCCTCCGGCTCTTCCGGATCCGCAGGGTCCTCCGGCTCTTCCGGATCCGCAGGTGGATCCACCGGATCACGAGGATCGCCCAACTCCGCCACTGCACTCAGGTCGAAGCTGAGGTTCGGTGTGGACCGGTAGTTCAGGTGCGTCTCCACCGCGATCGTATTCGTACCGTCCTGCAACAACCCGAGCGGAACCTCCACCACGAGCCGATCGTTCAAGGCCGCCGACGTCGAGATCGCCTGATTTGCATACGTGTCGTGGCCAACCGGACCCGGATCAAGCCGAAGCCGCCCGACCTCAGTGCCATTCACGTACACCACAGCCCCATCATCAGCCACCGCCGACAACTCCAGCGCGTGCACCGACAACGCATCCTCAAGCTCAAACTCAGACCGGAAGTACGCCGCCCGAGCACGCTCGCTCGGCACACCAGGATCGATATTCGTCACGATCCCAGCCGAACCCCAACCCAACGGAGCCGCACCACTCTCCCAGCCCGAGTCATCAAACTCCGCACCAGCCCAACCCTCACCCGGAGCCGCCGACTCATACCAAACCGACCACTCCGAACCCGCCGACACCAACTCACCCGGCTCTTCCGGATCCGCAGGGTCCTCCGGCTCTTCCGGATCCGCAGGTGGATCCACCGGATCACGAGGATCGCCCAACTCCGCCACTGCACTCAGGTCGAAGCTGAGGTTCGGTGTGGACCGGTAGTTCAGGTGCGTCTCCACCGCGATCGTATTCGTACCGTCCTGCAACAACCCGAGCGGAACCTCCACCACGAGCCGATCGTTCAAGGCCGCCGACGTCGAGATCGCCTGATTTGCATACGTGTCGTGGCCAACCGGACCCGGATCAAGCCGAAGCCGCCCGACCTCAGTGCCATTCACGTACACCACAGCCCCATCATCAGCCACCGCCGACAACTCCAGCGCGTGCACCGACAACGCATCCTCAAGCTCAAACTCAGACCGGAAGTACGCCGCCCGAGCACGCTCGCTCGGCACACCAGGATCAATATTCGTCACGATCCCAGCCGAACCCCAACCCAACGGAGCCGCACCACTCTCCCAGCCCGAGTCATCAAACTCCGCACCAGCCCAACCCTCACCCGGAGCCGCCGACTCATACCAAACCGACCACTCCGAACCCGCCGACACCAACTCCTCGGGAACCGCCGGGATGTCATCAAGGGCGTATACGGCCGAACTGGCCGAGCGGTTTCCCGCGTCGTCGACCGCACGGACAAAGAATCTGTCGTCGCCTCCGCGTGACACCGTCGCACTGGGGGTGTTACTGAGCCCAACCACTCGGTCGTCACGCAAAATCTCATAGCGGACCGACCCGCTGGCATCGCTCGAACCGGACCAAGCTAACGACACCGAAGCGTCGTCCATGGAGGTGGCTGACACATTTGTCACCGTGGACGGGGCCTCATGGTCCCTCATCGGAAAGCGAGTAAACCCTCCAGCCCACTGGCTCTGGGTTGGGCCGTACCGAACGCCGGTGAAGTCCCCACCGTTCCAAAGTGTCCCGTCATCGGCCACGAAGAGCGCCCAACTGCCCGCGTTGTTGCTCTGCAGGAACGGCGGATTGAACTCTGGAATAAAGTCCCCTGTATTCGCATCCCAAGCACCCACCCATTGGATCTTGTCGATCTGAGTCCAGGAACTGTCAGGCGAAGGCCACTTGTAAGCGTCCTGGTAGGACCAACTTGAGCAGTGGCAGCCTCCGTACACGACCTCGCCATCAGTATCGATAGCTTGGAAGTCTCCCCCAATGCCAAGCGTAATGCTCCCAGAGAGACGCTCGAAGGTGTCTGTCGAGTACGAGAAGAGTGAGTGCTCCGATCCTCCGACGAACACCCGATCGCCAACGGCATGGATCGCCTGCTGGTATCCGGACCGGTCCGAGTTACTCCACACCGTCGTCCATTGGGGCGTTGCGAGAGGAGCGCCCGCGCTCATCTGAACAGCGGCCGCCTTGTTGGCATAATCTCCCTGGGAGGTGGTGAAGTATCCAGCCGCGTACATACGGCTATCGCTTGGTGCCGCGTCCACGGCCACCAATGTCCCGTCGAACTCTGGGTTCCAGTTCCCATCTGGTGCCCCCGTCCGCCAATTCACCCGCGCCGCGTGACGGGCGTACACCTGTGTCCCCCCATTGTTTAGGTGGGTGAAACTACCCCCGAGGTACACATAATCCCCGGCGACAGACAGACTGCGGACCGAAAGGACACCCGTGCTCAGGTTGTTCTGGATCTCGAGGTTCCACGAACTCACCGTGTTGCCTGTTGCTGGGTCCAAGAGGACCGTGCCAAGCGCTGGCTGACCATTGACGACGGTGAAGTCACCAGCCGCGAGGACGTTGCCATTCGGAAGAACCTCTACTGCTTTGACCTGGTTGTTGAACGTCGGGGTGAACGCGCGGACGAAGTCTCCCGAACTTTCGTCAAATGCCGCCAGCGCTGGCTGCAAGACCTTGTCATTGCCGGTGGCATTAGCACCGCGTTGCACATACTCGAAGTTGCCCGCCGCGTAGACGACACCATCGCCCTGCGCGAAGTCCTGCACTTCAGCGTTGCCTTCAGCAACACGCCCATTGAAGTGACTCGTCACGCCCCAGTACTGACGGGCAGCGAATGAACTGGCAACGGCTCGCACCTCATCTGCCTGCGTACCCGTGTCACCGATGGCCTCGTACCCGAGGTCATCCGTGAGCAACTTGGGCCGGACGTACACCTCAGCGTAGGGTCGCGGGGCCGACCCGTTGGAGAGCGCCGACCAGAGGAACGTCTGACTCGTGTTGCTACCGGTCTGCACATTGGACCCGTATGAGAAGCCTGAAGTCCAGGACTGCCCCGAAGCGAATTCCGACGTGACGCGCTGCATGCCGCTGTCGCGGCCGAAACTCGCGGTGGTCCCACCGTTGAACCACGAACCGCCATCAAAGCGATAGGAGGCTAGAGGATGAGAAGCCGACCGTGACCAAACCCATCGGTCGCGCTTGGCCGTGTAGCGGAACTGGACGTTCTGCCAGGAGGTCCCCTGTGCATTGGCCGCACGGAGTACACGGACTCCATCTTCCAGATCGCTGATCTTCGTGTTGTTCACGAGCTCATCGACGGTCTGCGCGGGCAACTGCACCGTGCTGAAGTAGGAAGGGGTCAACTCGCGCTCCAGCAGTTCGCTCGCACTACCTTGACCCTCGTAGAACTCCTGCCAGCCTTCACGTCCCTTGCCGACCAACACCCAGCCCCCGCCGTCCCACTCCTGGTCGCAGTAGAACTGCTGGGGGGCCTGGAGTGCCGGTGTCATGAGCCAGTAGGCACCGCTCGGTGCGGACGGATCTTCCTGCTTTACTTCCCAACACGAAGCGGCAGCTGTCGCTGGGCTGGCCCCGTCTCGTTCCGGAGCGGGCGTTGGCGCGGCTTGCGCCGCGGGCATCGGTTGGATGCCGGCAACAGCAACCATGAAGGCAACGACGAGCCCGAGTGCCTGGCGTAGGGCCACGACATCTCCAATCGGTCCAGGGGCAGCCTCGTGCCCGCACGAGAGCGGGATTAGATTGGTATTGACCCCGCCCATACTAATACTTGAACTAACGCTGACTGTACCAAGACGTTGCCGTCGTCGCTACCCCTCGGTGCCCCGCATTTCCCCCACCTTGATCCGCGGGTCCAACCGATACGCCGGCGGAGCCGCGGGCCAGCCGGACGAGGGGGTGCGCCCCCCCACCGCCGCCCTGGTTCGACGCTCGGGACGGTGGTCCGACCTCACGTCGCGGGAGGAGGACGGCCGCGAGCAGACTGATGTTGAGGCCAGTCATCATCCCGTAGAACAACGTCTCGACGAGGGTGGCCGCCACGATGCCCGTCAGGACGCTTCCAGCGAGGTCCAGGCGGCGCCATCCTCGGACCATGCAAAGAGTGAACCAACCCAAGAACAGGGCAGCCCCAACGAAGCCGTGCGAGAACAGCAGGGTCCAAAGCTGTCCCTGAGTGCCGAGAGCGGGCAACCACTCTTCTGCGGCTGGCCGTGGACCACCGTAGCCGAGCAGAGGTGAACTCGCTGTTCGTAGCACCGTCTCTACATAGAGGCTCGTTCGGTCCTCAGTCGAACTTCCGGTGTCCAATCGCTCATCAAGACGCTCGAACGCCCCCGAAACCCAGAAGCTCATGGCCAGCACGAGGATCGCGCCGCAGCCCAGCAGCACGCTTCCCATCCGCCCAGCGCGAAAGGCCTGGTAGAGCAAGTAGCCGCCCACTACAGCGAGCCCCACCATCATTCCCCTATTCAGGGTGAGCGTAGCTGGAATCACCGAGGCAGCGATCAGCAGTACCGTCGCAACACAACGCGGCCCACCCCTAGTGATCCATGCGTACAAACAGACGAAAGGGAAAACGACGGAGTAGACGTTACCCCAGGTGTTGGTGTAGAGGAATGGCGCGCTCGGACGAGGGTCGGTCTGTTCCCATGATGTGGGATTCCACTGAGTGGCGCGACGGAACACCATCTCCCTGACCATCTCGTTTGACTTGAGGCCTTCAGGAAGAATCCAACTAAGCGGCGTCTCGAAACTGAACAGGGGATGAAGCACACCGATCAACCCTCCGACTGTCATGACCAGCAAGAAGATAGTCATGACACCCGAGATGTATCGCAGCGTGAGGGAGCGTACTGCATTGAATGCATAAACCGCTATTA contains:
- a CDS encoding adenylyltransferase/cytidyltransferase family protein, which produces MTGVQEQFPTTGLVRGYAPGVFDMFHVGHLNVINRARPHCDELIVGVVSDEVVEAIKGRPPVIPLSERMEVVAAIRGVDRVVVDVHSDKFDSWRELRFDVIFKGDDWRGTTKGSKLEGDLATVGAWVHYFPYTVHTSSTLLRRTLHSSLDTPAAEAI
- a CDS encoding cell wall-binding repeat-containing protein, with the protein product MRVSGDDRYDTAARIAENWGGAAPTVFLASGADYPDAMAAAASAGLSSAPVLLTKPNELPDATHMALSNIQPQVIILVGGTSSVSEEVEHELDGLAGKVQRVSGKNRYGTAAELAIRQSSGSNKIFLASGQDYADALAAAALAAHEGAPLLLTKQTHLPAATKAALDELEGHQLVVVGGTSAVTNAVAKQAAAHTKSGTHTRLAGSDRYGTAAAVAQEFKDAGTESFVASGVAFPDALVGAAWSSKQGSPVVLTPPDRVADGTEEALLQQDPSKIYVLGGPASVTDLTVQELVEIVDAPPAATPPGELPGWGAPAWQDEFEGTQVDTAKWYVRDQTYLSYDYGYIVDDAVSVADGKLRIRVDELDTPIVKGDRTRHWSTGYLDSIGLHEADYGRWEIRAKIPTTEGNSRGVWPAFWLRNVGNVGEIDVLEAWGDPPIQHDNPNLTETSRFTLHESTNGGMRTKGWYYEHQLWPGQAPYDTASTGYHTWAVEYTPDYLKAYLDGQLAAHVVPDGELISGTSADYSWVWGPTFVNEPWAMRLNVQMGDDYSTPGLQPNPYSEVPADFLVDYVRFWDYTSGVDGN
- a CDS encoding fibrinogen-like YCDxxxxGGGW domain-containing protein, producing the protein MALRQALGLVVAFMVAVAGIQPMPAAQAAPTPAPERDGASPATAAASCWEVKQEDPSAPSGAYWLMTPALQAPQQFYCDQEWDGGGWVLVGKGREGWQEFYEGQGSASELLERELTPSYFSTVQLPAQTVDELVNNTKISDLEDGVRVLRAANAQGTSWQNVQFRYTAKRDRWVWSRSASHPLASYRFDGGSWFNGGTTASFGRDSGMQRVTSEFASGQSWTSGFSYGSNVQTGSNTSQTFLWSALSNGSAPRPYAEVYVRPKLLTDDLGYEAIGDTGTQADEVRAVASSFAARQYWGVTSHFNGRVAEGNAEVQDFAQGDGVVYAAGNFEYVQRGANATGNDKVLQPALAAFDESSGDFVRAFTPTFNNQVKAVEVLPNGNVLAAGDFTVVNGQPALGTVLLDPATGNTVSSWNLEIQNNLSTGVLSVRSLSVAGDYVYLGGSFTHLNNGGTQVYARHAARVNWRTGAPDGNWNPEFDGTLVAVDAAPSDSRMYAAGYFTTSQGDYANKAAAVQMSAGAPLATPQWTTVWSNSDRSGYQQAIHAVGDRVFVGGSEHSLFSYSTDTFERLSGSITLGIGGDFQAIDTDGEVVYGGCHCSSWSYQDAYKWPSPDSSWTQIDKIQWVGAWDANTGDFIPEFNPPFLQSNNAGSWALFVADDGTLWNGGDFTGVRYGPTQSQWAGGFTRFPMRDHEAPSTVTNVSATSMDDASVSLAWSGSSDASGSVRYEILRDDRVVGLSNTPSATVSRGGDDRFFVRAVDDAGNRSASSAVYALDDIPAVPEELVSAGSEWSVWYESAAPGEGWAGAEFDDSGWESGAAPLGWGSAGIVTNIDPGVPSERARAAYFRSEFELEDALSVHALELSAVADDGAVVYVNGTEVGRLRLDPGPVGHDTYANQAISTSAALNDRLVVEVPLGLLQDGTNTIAVETHLNYRSTPNLSFDLSAVAELGDPRDPVDPPADPEEPEDPADPEEPGELVSAGSEWSVWYESAAPGEGWAGAEFDDSGWESGAAPLGWGSAGIVTNIDPGVPSERARAAYFRSEFELEDALSVHALELSAVADDGAVVYVNGTEVGRLRLDPGPVGHDTYANQAISTSAALNDRLVVEVPLGLLQDGTNTIAVETHLNYRSTPNLSFDLSAVAELGDPRDPVDPPADPEEPEDPADPEEPEDPADPEEPGELVSAGSEWSVWYESAAPGEGWAGAEFDDSGWESGAAPLGWGSAGIVTNIDPGVPSERARAAYFRSEFELEDALSVHALELSAVADDGAVVYVNGTEVGRLRLDPGPVGHDTYANQAISTSAALNDRLVVEVPLGLLQDGTNTIAVETHLNYRSTPNLSFDLTLTEAREV
- a CDS encoding O-antigen ligase family protein — encoded protein: MGIGDLIWVVAASIMMALLLRTSDVRLPRWFGLWIAFLAWVLASGSQLDSTGRVVAFGYRFALYVSATVIAVYAFNAVRSLTLRYISGVMTIFLLVMTVGGLIGVLHPLFSFETPLSWILPEGLKSNEMVREMVFRRATQWNPTSWEQTDPRPSAPFLYTNTWGNVYSVVFPFVCLYAWITRGGPRCVATVLLIAASVIPATLTLNRGMMVGLAVVGGYLLYQAFRAGRMGSVLLGCGAILVLAMSFWVSGAFERLDERLDTGSSTEDRTSLYVETVLRTASSPLLGYGGPRPAAEEWLPALGTQGQLWTLLFSHGFVGAALFLGWFTLCMVRGWRRLDLAGSVLTGIVAATLVETLFYGMMTGLNISLLAAVLLPRREVGPPSRASNQGGGGGAHPLVRLARGSAGVSVGPADQGGGNAGHRGVATTATSWYSQR